In Rosa rugosa chromosome 4, drRosRugo1.1, whole genome shotgun sequence, the genomic stretch AATAGGAAAGATGAAGTCTCTTGTGCGACTGAGCATTCAATCAAACAATCTTTCTGGTTCAATCCCGGCATCCATAGGTGATCTGCCAAACCTTACCCTTCTTTATCTCTATTCAAACAAACTTTCTGGCAGTATTCCTAAGGAGATAGGGAACTTGAAATCTATGGTGGATCTCCAGTTGAGCCAGAATCAACTAAATGGCTCGGTTCCAACTTCATTGGGTGACTTGGACAACTTAGTAAGCTTGTACCTCCGTGACAACCAACTTTCCGGCTCCATCCCCCAAGAGATAGGAAATCTCACAAAGATGACAACTGTGCAATTTGATACCAACCGATTTTCTGGTTATTTGCCCCAAAACATTTGCAGAGGTGGATTGCTTCAAAACTTCTCAGCATTCAACAATGATTTGATAGGTCCAATCCCCGAGAGCTTGAAAACTTGCAAGAGCTTAATCAGAGTACGTCTTGAAGGGAACCAATTGACTAGCAATGTATCTCAAGACTTTGGTGTGTATCCGAATCTTGATTTTATAAATCTAAGCAATAATAAGTTGTATGGTGAAATTTCACAAAACTGGGGACAATGCCCAAAGTTAACGAGCCTCCTAATTGCGGGTAACAACCTTACTGGTAGCATACCACCAGAGCTTGGCAATGCAACTCAAATTCAGGTGCTTGATCTCTCTTCCAATCATTTAGTTGGTGTGATTCCAGAAGATCTTGGGAGGCTAAGTCTGGTGAATCTGAAGTTGGGTGATAATCAACTTTCTGGTCCTATACCCTCCACATTTGCATCTCTGACTGACCTTGAATATATAGACCTGTCCACCAACAAAATTAACGAGTCAATTCCAAGCTTTATAGGTGACATGTCGAAACTAATCTACTTGAATCTGAGCAACAATAAGTTCAGTCAGGAAATTCCATTACAGTTGGGGAACTTATTTCAACTGTCccagctagatttaagtagtaactCACTTGAGGGTAACATACCATCACAAATGAGCAAGCTGAAGAGCTTGGAGGATCTGAATCTATCCCACAATAATCTTTCTGGTGTCATTCCAACATCTTTTGGTGAAATGCCTGGCTTGTTGCACATTGACATGTCCTACAATCAGTTGCAGGGCGCCATCCCTGACAGCAAAGCATTTCAAAATGCTTCCTTGGAAGGGAATAATGGATTGTGCGGCAATGTTGTAGGACTGCAACCCTGCAATCCTTCTGCAGGAAATAAAAGTACCTCAAACAAGGACAGAAAACTAGTGTTTTTAATCGTGTTCCCTGTTCTGGGAGTAATTTTACTTGCTTTACTTGGAATTGCCctcataagaagaagaagaagaagaagaatgcaATACCAACACACCGAAGAGAGCTATGTGCAGAATGAAGTCTTTGCCATAGCAAATTTTGATGGAAGAAAAATGTACGGCGAAATCGTGGAGGCAACCAACAGTTTTGACACTGCATACTGCATTGGGAAGGGTGGATATGGAACTGTCTACAAGGCAAAGCTACCATCTGGCAGCGTAGTCGCTGTGAAGAAACTCTATCCAGTACATGATAGTGAGGAGGCATCTCAAAAGGAGTTTTTCAATGAAATAAGGGCACTACTGGAGGTACGACACCGAAACATTGTGAAACTTCTTGGTTTTTGTTCAAATGTGCGTCACTCCTTTTTGGTCTATGAGTATCTTGAAAAGGGAAGCCTGTCTGCAAATTTGAGCAAAGAATTAGAAGCAAAGAAATTGAACTGGAGTATAAGGGTGAATATAGTTAAAGGTGTGGCTCATGCCTTATCTTATATGCATCATGATTGTGTGCTATTGATTGTGCATCGAGACATATCAAGCAACAACATTTTGCTGAATGAAGATTATGAGCCCTGTGTTGCAGACTTTGGCACTGCCAAGCTTTTAAATCCAGGCTCATCAAATTGGACAACCCCTGCAGGAACATATGGATATATAGCCCCAGGTAAACTAACTAGATGTGTTTtctaaattttcattcaagtatAGTTATCAATTGGTTTATGttcgtttcttttcttttggcagAGCTCGCTTTCACGATGAAGGTAACTGAGAAATGTGATGTTTATAGCTTTGGAGTGCTGGCACTGGAAGTCCTAATGGGGAAGCATCTGGGTGATTTGGTCTCCTCATTTCCGAATCCTTCAGCAAATGAAAACATGTCACTGATGGATTTGTTGGACCAACGGCTTCCCCCTCCGACACCTGATGTTGAGGATGAACTGATAACCATTGCAAGACTAGCAATCGAGTGCAGACATTCCCATCCACAATCAAGGCCAACAATGCAAATGGTTTCTCAGGTGTTATCATCCCAAAAAGCATATTCCTACAGAAAGCAGGACATTACACTTGAATCAATCATTAAGAACTGATATTTGCATGTCTTTCCATACAACTCGTAATAGTAAGAATAGATGATCTTGTTTATATCATATTTAGGCTCCTTTTCAAAAGTAGCTATCCATGTATATTGTTTTCAGAAATATTAAAGTCTTGCACTACTCTTTCATACAATGTCTGCATTTTGAGGGGTTTCTTTTGGCAGCAAGTTATGACCCATCACCAAACAGTAGCAAAAGTTTGAATATATATTGCCATGAGGACCTCAGTATGTTGGTTCAATGAGGCCAATTAAGCAAGTAAACAGATAGATAATATCCCAGCGTATCTATCTATCTATTATTTGATTTCCCAAATAAAGTCAAACCCATGTTTTAATCAAGAAGTACCTAAAATTTGAGTGTCAAATGAACTTTGAGTTGAGGGTATCTTATTTCCTGACGTAAATAGttgaatcaaaatctacaaaggaagaagaggaaaggGAATGTAATAATTTGATGAATAATTGTAAGTACGAAGCTCAGCCGCAGGTTGCAGTGAAAGTGAGTGCAAGATGTGGAGAAATGCTGAACCAGTGGAGAGGAGCTGCCCTGCTGCTCTCAGTGCTCTGAGATTTTTCTGTCTTCTTCATATCTTAAGGTCCCAAAAACCAAATAACTACTTTTGATCAGTGGTTTCTATCTATTGCAAAGTCTCAAACGAGCAAGAGTGAAAAAGAGAGGTTACTAAGCATCATCATCAGTTTCTTCTGCTGGAACATTTACCAGTTACCACCTTAAGAGTATTTACCCTCCTCAAACAATTAGCTCCACCTCCAATCTGATTTCAGAATTCCTGGAGGCTTCAGTAGCTCCTTCTCCTTCTAGTTGGATTTGCAAAGGTGAACTGCGATGCTACATGGTCTGCCCCCAACTGAGAAGCGAATCGTGCTGCCCATACGGCGGCCTCGCTTGCCAATCGGATAGTGACGGTGGGTCCTTTGAGATGATCATCCCTGGTTCTTGTACTGAGGGAACGACGGACTCCCGTGCCCTTCACGCGACGGAGCTTGGGATTTACAACTGTTCGTCTTTTGTTTTCCATGTTCAATACAACAAAACAATCCTCAATgcttctcctttctttttccaacGTCGGAGCAATAACcgacctttgtttttttttttaaggctaAATAAAATTAACATAAATTAACCATTAACATTCGTGATGAGAAGTAAAAATTCTCTTAACATGACATAAATTTAACTAgattcggggtattacaatataCCCCCTTATGAATTTTAGCACTTGAAAAGATGTGTAAATTGCTGCAACTTAATGAATTAGTGAGACAACCAAAACAGTTCTctagatttatttatttttttggtcgaaGAAAATAAACTAATAAAGTTTGTATTAGATGTTTCAAATGATACACCACAATACAAGAGGTACAGAAGCCCCCAGCAAATAGAGGCACGTAGGCCCAGCAAAAGAGAATTAAAGCCCCTGACAggcttggcccaaatacaaTTTGAAAGCCCAtaactgaaaatgaaaaaccCT encodes the following:
- the LOC133706917 gene encoding MDIS1-interacting receptor like kinase 2-like; protein product: MKPSTYLDYVCSLACIILFLQLVSSQAADSTQAEALLKWKASFLNQTGNNNLTSWTSLPGNATNSSSACNVWTGISCNAAGSVNRINLTDSGIKGTLHELSFQSFPDLEYVDLSVNELFDTIPPQISSLSKLIYLDVSFNQLTGIIPPEIGLLTNLQVLHLNGNQLNGSIPQEMSQLKSLYELALTTNNLEGSVPAFLGNFTNMTNLYLFGNQLSGVIPPEIGNLSKLVELYLDGNHLTGPIPPSFGNLENITVLYLAYNNLSGSIPSEIGKMKSLVRLSIQSNNLSGSIPASIGDLPNLTLLYLYSNKLSGSIPKEIGNLKSMVDLQLSQNQLNGSVPTSLGDLDNLVSLYLRDNQLSGSIPQEIGNLTKMTTVQFDTNRFSGYLPQNICRGGLLQNFSAFNNDLIGPIPESLKTCKSLIRVRLEGNQLTSNVSQDFGVYPNLDFINLSNNKLYGEISQNWGQCPKLTSLLIAGNNLTGSIPPELGNATQIQVLDLSSNHLVGVIPEDLGRLSLVNLKLGDNQLSGPIPSTFASLTDLEYIDLSTNKINESIPSFIGDMSKLIYLNLSNNKFSQEIPLQLGNLFQLSQLDLSSNSLEGNIPSQMSKLKSLEDLNLSHNNLSGVIPTSFGEMPGLLHIDMSYNQLQGAIPDSKAFQNASLEGNNGLCGNVVGLQPCNPSAGNKSTSNKDRKLVFLIVFPVLGVILLALLGIALIRRRRRRRMQYQHTEESYVQNEVFAIANFDGRKMYGEIVEATNSFDTAYCIGKGGYGTVYKAKLPSGSVVAVKKLYPVHDSEEASQKEFFNEIRALLEVRHRNIVKLLGFCSNVRHSFLVYEYLEKGSLSANLSKELEAKKLNWSIRVNIVKGVAHALSYMHHDCVLLIVHRDISSNNILLNEDYEPCVADFGTAKLLNPGSSNWTTPAGTYGYIAPELAFTMKVTEKCDVYSFGVLALEVLMGKHLGDLVSSFPNPSANENMSLMDLLDQRLPPPTPDVEDELITIARLAIECRHSHPQSRPTMQMVSQVLSSQKAYSYRKQDITLESIIKN